ctcataattcccgtcctgctatatggtgaagaggcttggacgatgacaacaaccgatgagtcggcgttgcgagttttcgagagaaaagttctgcgaaagatttatggtccttgcgcgttggccacggcgaatatcgcattcgatggaacgatgagctgtacgagatatacgacgacattgacatagttcagcgaattaaaagacagcggctacgctggctaggtcatgttgtccggatggatgaaaacactccagctctgaaagtattcgacgcagtacccgccgcgggaagcagaggaagaggaagacctccactccgttggaagtaccaagtggagaaggacctggcttcgcttggaatatccaattggcgccacgtagcgaagagaagaaacgactggcgcgctattgttgactcggctataatcgcgtaagcggtgtctacgccagtaaagaagaagaagaatgccaTAAAAACAATACTGCAATGACCCTTGTAATTATAATATTCACTTCCGCTTCTGTCaggttttattatatttaacgggtgatttttttgaggttaggattttcatgcattagtatttgacagatcacgtgggatttcagacatggtgtcaaagagaaagatgctcagtatgctttgacatttcatcatgaatagacttactaacgagcaacgcttgcaaatcattgaattttattaccaaaatcagtgttcggttcgaaatgtgaaaatccgcttttttatcgacaaattttgttcagcgatgaggctcatttctggttgaatggctacgtaaataagcaaaattgccgcatttggggtgaagagcaaccagaagccgttcaagaactgcccatgcatcccgaaaaatgcactgtttggtgtagtttgtacgctggtggaatcattggaccgtattttttcaaagatgctgttggacgcaacgttacggtgaatggcgatcgctatcgttcgatgctaacaaactttttgttgccaaaaatggaagaactgaacttggttgacatgtggtttcaacaagatggcgctacatgccacacagctcgcgattctatggccattttgagggaaaacttcggacaacaattcatctaaagaaatggacccgtaagttggccaccaagatcatgcgatttaacgcctttagactattttttgtggggctacgtcaagtctaaagtctacagaaataagccagcaactattccagctttggaagacaacatttccgaagaaattcgggctattccggccgaaatgctcgaaaaagttgcccaaaattggactttccgaatggaccacctaagacgcagccgcggtcaacatttaaatgaaattatcttcaaaaagtaaatgtcatgaaccaatctaacgtttcaaataaagaaccgatgagattttgcaaattttatgcgttttttttaaaaaaaagttatcaagctcttaaaaaatcaccctttatatgttttcCATCCAAAGCACCCATACAATTcataaaaagtgaaacaaatacAGACGCTGATACACACTATTCTTCCACTTCTATTTCATCAGCTGAAAACCAGCAacatcttttttaaataaaagaaagaggGAAGCAACAACACTTCAAAGAGAACAAATATATCAAGGTTTTTTGGAGGagctaaataaaaaagataaatgtGATGAATATGGTGAAGGATTGGCATCTATATTGAGGCGAATTGGTAAACAAGACGAAGCTTATGCTTAAGAATTGGAATTGAAGTGGCACGCTGAAGGTATTGAAAGTTTGAAATGTTTGTCTACCAGACTTGCCTCCCAAGAAAGAGAATGAGTATTAgttttttcattcattcaatttaattttagttttaagaataCCAATGTGTTCACCCAAAGgcaaatgtattaaaaaaatttttgtttttatattacacACAATAGACAAAGTTGTTGAAACTATcgcctatttaaaaaaaagcacaTTGAACTCAggtaaaattgtatattaatttcCTAGAAATAATTACCTGATGCCAAATATAATAGAGTGACAGCTAGACGATTACGATTACTAATTGCTTTCCTCATATTTGTGCACTTTTTTCTTATCAAAGTTTCAATCTTTTGATgaatttcttcaaattcaacaaaagtgattcttacaaattttttgtaaaattcatctgcttccaatttctttattaaattttcgtacACATTTTCACGGTCACGATCTAAATAAATTTCGCGACtccaaattcttgtttttttcctattttcctCCTCTTTTATTTCGTTTAGATATTTATTGAAACTTAAAAAACCCAAAAGCAATTTACGTCTTTTCGACATGTTCACTTGGCACACAAAACCAAAGAGCTCGACAATATCACTCGTCTACAATAAGCATTGCCATATGAATTCTCATGAGCTTTATCATCATCATGTTAGTACATGTGAGAATGGGCGACAATACTCTCACTCAAATGACTCTCATTCTCCGTCTTTTCGTTCTCAGAGAGAGTGGGAATAGCTATTCGTGTATATAGGCTTGAGAATTCTCACACCAATCTAATCGCATTCTCATAAGAATTACTCTCACCGTTTACAGCCATCTTAAGGATTTCGTTAGTTTCGTCATTTATTCTCatgatattttcaatttcaattttatacgTGTCGTTATTGATTGTGAAATTCACTTTTTGGTTGCTAACTACttgatttttatatgtatataagagttTATACtcgaaaatgttaatttttgctttcaagacCCTAAGACCGTGTTCACCCAGAAACATACCGAACTCCTCTAAAGCTGAATTATGATTgaataaagtaataattttcttaGCTTTGGTCAATGAGTATCCACGACGAGTTTTAACTTTAACTGGTTTTAtggttgttgcagctaagattcgcacccgcctctgtgcagcaaaaaacgcacgccaacaaacacaaggaaggttcgacgtcgagaagctgcaatcacaacagacagccgaacgattctctactcggcttgcactcctgctctctgagagcactcgtcaacaactcggtataagggaactgtgggacggcatttcaaactccttacgtacagctgcaaccgaaaccattggttttcggaaagtgcaaaagaacagctggtacgacgaagagtgccgtgtcgcagcggagagaaaacaggctgcctacctcgcaacgttacgatcgaccacaacacgtgcgggatgggatagataccgagagttgaagagggaagcgagacgcattttcagacagaagaagaaagaggccgaaatgcgtgagtacgagcagcttgacaagctggccgacaggggtaatgctcgaaaattctacgaaaaaatgcggcggcttacagaaggtttcaagaccggagcatactcctgtagaaccccccaaggtgatctagccaccgatgcccagagcatacttaaattatggagggaacacttctccagcctgctgaatggcagtgaacgcacaacaccaagagaaggcgaacccgataccccaatcgatgacgatggagcagacgttccattgcccgatcatgaagaagttcgaatagcaattgcccgtctgaaaaacaacaaagcggcaggggccgatggattgccggccgagctattcaaacacggcggcgaagaactgataaggagcatgcatcaacttctttgtaaaatatggtcggacgaaagcatgcccaacgattggaatctaagtgtgctctgcccaatccataaaaaaggagaccccacaatctgcgccaactaccgtgggataagcctcctcaacatcgcatataaggttctgtcgagcgtactgtgtgagagattaaagcccaccgtcaacaaactgattggaccttatcagtgtggcttcagacctggtaaatcaacaaccgaccagatattcaccatgcgccaaatcttggaaaagacccgtgaaaagagaatcgacactcaccacctattcgtcgatttcaaagctgctttcgacagcacgaaaaggagctgcctttatgccgcgatgtctgaatttggtatccccgcaaaactaatacggctgtgtaaactgacgttgagcaacacgaaaagctccgtcaggatcgggaaggacctctccgagccgttcgataccaaacgaggtttcagacaaggcgattccctatcgtgcgactttttcaacctgctactggagaaaatagttcgagctgcagaactcaacagagaaggtaccatcttctataagagtgtacaactgctggcgtatgcggatgatattgatatcatcggccttaacacccgcgccgttagttctgctttctccagactggacaaggaagcaaaagaaatgggtctggcagtgaacgaggacaagacgaaatatctcctgtcatcaaacaaacagtcgtcgcactcgcgacttggcactcacgtcactgttgacagtcataactttgaagttgtagataatttcgtctatcttggaaccagcgtaaacaccaccaacaatgtcagcctagaaatccaacgcaggataactcttgccaacaggtgctacttcggactaagtaggcaattgagaagcaaagtcctctcccgacaaacaaaaaccaaactctataagtcactcataattcccgtcctgctttatggtgcagaggcctggacgatgtcaacaacagatgagtcgacgttgcgagttttcgagagaaaagttctgcgaaagatttatggtcctttgcgcgttggccacggcgaatatcgcatacgatggaacgatgagctgtacgagatatacgacgacattgacatagtcgcgaaaagacagcggctacgctggctaggtcatgttgtccggatggacgaaaacactccagctctgaaagtattcgacgcagtacccgccgcgggaagcagaggaagaggaagacctccactccgttggaaggaccaagtggagaaggacctggcctcgcttggaatatccaattggcgccacgttgcgaaaagaagaaacgactggcgcgcggttattaactcggctataatcgtataagcggtgtctacgccaattaagaagaagaaggttttATGGATACAGATTCTCCTATTTTACACtgtatcaattaaaatattgggttgacaaaaaagttttgcggtatttttattgaatttttttttattcaaattgaaaTGACGACTCATGCCCatctcttgaccgatgctacggctgctattatgccggtctctttcgaccaattcagtgattttatcgcaattttcgacgacaggccttccggagcgtggcgcatcttcgaccacctctacaccagaatgaaaacgttgaaaccatcgttgtgcggtggaaatggaaactgtatcgggtccataaactgcccaaattttattggcggcttgagatgcatttttgcctttatcgtagtagtactgtaaatcaatcaaacacgtgttagcgcgtgaaataagctttccaaaaaggtatagcatgacccgatccaacgaataaaactagaaccacGCGCCTTCAGTtttaactagcgaaaataccgtacgacttttttgacaaaccaataTAAACGGATTTATCTTTCGTTTGACACCGCCTTTGGAGACACGGTAATCCGCTTATTCttctaaaaaaaacaattactcTCTCGTAAATGTCAACagagggaggatggagtcatgtgtagaagttcaagcaagtgaggaaagttctctgatcgctattcacttgggagtggccagaaacgattcttttacgtaTGTCTGAAGCAGCTCAGGACTTCCCGGTCTTtgactaagtatcctctgggtagcctaagaacatccgtttgaaggcgagctaacgtgagaaggcgaaacgtcccctgcatagggttgtgcgctgggtttgggacccgcctcgTAAAAAAATACTCCCAATGAAAAATCagcaacagcctcggatgagagaccacccttttgatgacgaccatgccAAACTAAtaaaggactatgatttgagccATGCACCTGTAATGTcaggtcccttaattgggaaggtgccgctgtccagctcgttgatgtcctcgtgaaaataaaggctgacatcacccccgtctaagaaatgcgatggacgggacaaggacagatacgagtaggtggccatataaagaagcgcaagcttggtgtgggattcgtggtggcagagagacttcgtcgccgagtactatcattcactccggtgagtgaacgtctagccacaatccgcatcaaagcgaggttcttcaacatatcgctgatttgcgcccacgccccgacggaagagaaggacgatgtgaccaaagatgcctttatgagtgcttggagagTACATATGAAAGATACCCCTGCCAccatgtcaaaatcgtgcttggcgactttaacgccagggtggccAAAgtaggtatctttggcactacggtcggtaaattcagcctccacgaagaaatatccccaaatgggttgaggccgatcgacttcgccggggtccgaaaaatggttatctgtagtactagattccagcataagaagaatcatcaagctacctggctgtccccggatcgaaaaactaccaaccatatcggtcatgttgtgatagacggaagacacgtctccagtgttctggACGTGCgaacgctccgaggtcctaacatcgactcggaccactatcttgttgcagccaagatttgcAACctcctctgtgcagcaaaaaaccaacgccaacaaacacaaggaaggttcgacgtcgagaagctgcaatcacaacagacagccgaacgattttctactcggcttgcactcccgctctctgagagcactcgtcaacaacttggtataagggaagTGTGAcactggtacgacgaggagtgcagtgtcgcagcggagagaaaacaggctgcctacctcgcaacgttacgatcgaccacaacacgtgcgggatgggatagataccgagagttgaagagggaagcgagacgcatttgtagacagaaaaagaaagagggcGAAATGcctgagtacgaagagcttaataagctggccgacaggggtaatgcccgaaaattctacgaaaaaatgcggcggcttacagaagtttcaagaccggagcatactcttgtagaacccccaaaggtgatctagtcaccgatgcccagagcacacttaaattatggagggaacacatctccagcctgctgaatggcagtgaacgcacaacgccagaagaaggcgaaccaggttccccaatcaatgacgatgTAGCAGACGTTCCaatacccgaccatgaagaagttcgaatagcaattgcccgcctgaagaacaacaaagcggcaggagccgacggattgccggccgagctattcaaaaacCGCGGCGAAGAActataaggagcatgcatcagcttctgggtaaaatatggtcggacgaaagcatgcccaacgattggaatatAAGTGTGCTaagcccaatccataaaaaaggagaccccacaatctgcgccaactaccgagggattagcctccttaacatcgcatttagggttctatagagcgtattgtgtgaaagattaaagcccaccgtcaacaaacttattggaccttatcagagtggctttagacctggcaaatcaacaaccgactagatattcaccatgcgccaaatcttggaaaagacccatgaaaggagaatcgacactcaccacctcttcgtccatttcaaagctgctttcgacagcacgaaaaggagctgcctttatgccgcgactttttcaacctgcttctggagaaactagttcgagctgcagaactatatagagaaggtaccattttctataagagtgtacaactgctggcgtaagccgatgatatttatatcatcggcctcaacacccgcgtcgttagttctgctttttccagactggacaagggaggaaagcaaatgggtctggcagtgaacgagggcaagacgaaatatctcctgtcatcaaacattcgtcgcactcgcgacttggctctcatgtCACGGTTgccgtccggtgtgttttaccggggtacctgctgacgacagccttactccacggcgcccaaaagcacagcggatcaaatcaatgcgttgatcagcgccccgagaatgctaagcatttccagtaccaattggcagtgtggaatgggcACACTAACTACCTTGGTCGGGATCGAGGCCcgtctaaaacctctgccgtgcctTGGgcccggcacccggttgcaatgcaactccacattcaactgacaaactcagttcttcccgcgatttgggtttcaaccactacgatactccccgaggggccagtccgcatgagcaggttggagtaacctccaagggctcctgctccccgtggtaccagaattaaatctccggtcagacctcgaAGCCGAAACTACTatcagttgagcttccatactgctctggactggtggccaggtgttggaccccatacatacatcacttacacacaccaatcatacaaaaaactaaagccCTAATTTCCAGCCAACCGCCTTAgccgcttaaataattcacgcgcaaacgaccctaactgttcggtattccgactagtggagatcacaccactaacatctaatcgtccatcagtccagatAATCCtaataccacccagatccctaatgtccgagtaaatcgggcactccgcaattaaatgcgatcAGTTTTCTGAAaccgccccacaaaaacaccacGACGTAtccgataggtgcctctgatgcaaaaatgcactcagaggcccatgccccgtaagcagaaaacccagactcaggCAAAATCTGAAGTccgggttatcctcaacgaatccAACgccccgaatgtactcgtacgtcactcggccgttaggactattgtcccaacgttgttgccacctacacctaaccctatcatctagaagcctcttgatccctagatatccctccctctcgaCATCATGGTCAGAAAACCAGTCATTCCGCAGCGATGACAACTCAAGCACCTTcataacctgaatgcaacagcacgctgtatgaaaatcaggtcaagagggggtgcacaTATCAAAACCTGCATCGCACCCGTCGAGACGGTGCGGCATACAGGCAaacaagcaagcatcatacaacgctgtattgagaggagtttttgagaccccaagacagtcgtggctgcttcccaccatacaggggctccatatgtggcacgggctacaaacaagccacgatatatggggcggacagcacgacgtccgagaccccaatcgctcctcaaaatacgtcgtattttgcctacgattgcctgcagtcgctccttcacatccgccaagtgtggagtaaaacacatccattcacttatggtcaaccccagatatttgacttgcgtcacatatctgatgctgaccctGATCACAcagacaatcggtggacgaaccggtgacaatctacctttcagctGCATTTCCACCGTTCTGTCCATCGATATGTgaacccccacacctaaaccccaagaattaacgttctctaagagatctcctcccacCCGTTCTAATTCAGacctcgagcgaccttcaaccataagaagaaggtcgtccgcatacgcacaACATTTTACAGAatggctcgagctgcccaagcagagtaTCCATcgtaaggttccaaatatatggaccacagatggaaccctgcgggcagcctcgaacaGCTCCgatctccacactcccattcatgccgacaagagaggcctttctgtccgaaaaataactccgccaaagagtaatttccggacagccaagctcctccagtCGATGCACCACTCGATCCCAGGttaggtagtcaaatgcccccttgaagtcaacaaatatgccaaggacatactatttgacattctccctaacgacattctgtacaaaaaaccacgcatcctctatactgcgtctTTTCCTGAAtccaaactgcctatccgaccacataccccgggttagctcctgaagccgttccaccatgaccctttccagcacttttccaagtactggaagcaGACTGGtgccccgataagatcgaggatcgctcctgaccttatcagggAACTTCAGGGGAGAAACAACCCTAGCAtttttccactcgcgtggaaagtattccacatctctccgttcaaaccatcaaaacctggggaccgtttagacctaaccaggccaaaggcgtaccccaactccccatcatctaatggagggacaggcacctcttgtgcttgaggtacctgcacctccgacctgggaaagaacgcacctaacagaaccTCCGCACACTTtctccacgacgataacagagtgtcaccgacgcgaagacGGTCCTCCCTTCTACGACACCggcagatcctatagacctgaccccaggggtcgttcctattTTCCCAAACGAAGCTCCTCCAACCATCTTGCTTAATTTTCACCAACATCTCCTTGTattccctatccgcacaactaaattcatgCCTAAGCTGGGACAACCTATCCGAATCGGACCATCGCCTCAAtcgcctgacagtcctcctcttcaaggttaactcatgcgtccaccatttaattttactaacttCGGAACACTCATACCTACCAAAAACCCTATCATTTTTCCCCCAAACTACCTCATAGAGACGAGAAATTTGCTCGTCGACCCCCAACTCCTCAAACTCTCTAAGCGGTACACCAAATACCGCTTCCCTAACCGagagtccatattggttccagtcacTACCAGcggtacgccatcgccgcaatggactaTCATAAGGTGAGGGAGGGGATCGAGGAGTAAtcacaatttgaagcaaattatggtcactcaatccccaccctccccTAACCTCCCATCTAACACTAAAAGCCCTACTTGCTGCACAATATaaactagcgacaatcatcctaccgaactccccTTCTATCGCTACACGATACGACTACGCAATcgtagcgtggattattcacaactattgcggccttagctctaaggtcagtgaagaccctaaaacctccaggaagaccccgaaccacaccattggtggcgtagTGCAATACCGCACCCACCCTCTACCATACAACCCCCCAACTCACACATCACGGCATAGGAGCCCTGACAGTTAACCTGGATGATCCCACCCATCAATGTCTGGCGAGGGCGCGCTCAACAATGCCACAGTAAatagggcagacagctgacatcatcAGATGCCCAGCTGGCCTACCCTTAAACTCACAGTTGCGACAATGGGGTGCATTGACGCAACTGGCAGCTTTGTGGCTTTCTTGACCGCAACTCCGGCAGACATCTGACCTAGCCCTACATTCAGCCACCCTATGGTCAAATCCCATACAACGGAAGCATCCAGCGACGGGGCTAACCGGTCGCACCCTGAAAGAAAACCACTTTATGTAGCACCGTCCTGCCTCCAAGAGGGCAGACATCAATTTGTCCGTACCTTCAAGGACGACATTGGTGCTACCATCAGCGGCCACCTTCCAGGGACGACTGACCATCCTCACGTCCATCCTCTGGGATGCCGGGCTGATGTCCTGGAGGTTTAGCCGGAGTAGTTCCTCCATGAATTCTTCATGGGGGATCTCCGTATGGAACCCCTGGACTACCACCCGACGacccaacttccggttgacagagacgtccaaccccacctccccgaattttttgttattcgccactctctccctctctagCACGGAGGGAGTGCGAATAACCGCACCACCACCCTCGATAGGCCTAACCACGTGGACCCTCACGCCAAGTGAGGGACCCACCTCCTTCACCACCTTCTGAATAACTTCCTTAGAGGAAGTTGCGGGCCCCTTACTCCTGACCGACCAAGTCTCCACAGGCTTCGGCGCCACCGGTGCAATAGCTTCCAGCACAGGTGCTGGAGGCGCAGGCATCGGTGCCGACGGAGCCGGCATTGACCTACTCGGCGTCGAGGAGTGTCCCCCACAACTTCCCTTAAGGGCATCGACTTGACCGCGAAGATTGGCATTCTCGGTTATCACCGTCATTAGGAGCGCCTCATACTTTGAGGCAAGCTCCAACAGCCCCTTCGCAGTCCCTACCTCAAAACTCTTGGCCTCAAAGACCAGCTCATTGAGCTCCCCAGTAATACGTTTGGCAGCAGCAACATGGCTGACTGCCCCACCCCCAACAAC
The sequence above is a segment of the Bactrocera dorsalis isolate Fly_Bdor chromosome 6, ASM2337382v1, whole genome shotgun sequence genome. Coding sequences within it:
- the LOC125779109 gene encoding uncharacterized protein LOC125779109: MVVAAKIRTRLCAAKNARQQTQGRFDVEKLQSQQTAERFSTRLALLLSESTRQQLGIRELWDGISNSLRTAATETIGFRKVQKNSWYDEECRVAAERKQAAYLATLRSTTTRAGWDRYRELKREARRIFRQKKKEAEMREYEQLDKLADRGNARKFYEKMRRLTEGFKTGAYSCRTPQGDLATDAQSILKLWREHFSSLLNGSERTTPREGEPDTPIDDDGADVPLPDHEEVRIAIARLKNNKAAGADGLPAELFKHGGEELIRSMHQLLCKIWSDESMPNDWNLSVLCPIHKKGDPTICANYRGISLLNIAYKVLSSVLCERLKPTVNKLIGPYQCGFRPGKSTTDQIFTMRQILEKTLNEDKTKYLLSSNKQSSHSRLGTHVTVDSHNFEVVDNFVYLGTSVNTTNNVSLEIQRRITLANRCYFGLSRQLRSKVLSRQTKTKLYKSLIIPVLLYGAEAWTMSTTDESTLRVFERKVLRKIYGPLRVGHGEYRIRWNDELYEIYDDIDIVAKRQRLRWLGHVVRMDENTPALKVFDAVPAAGSRGRGRPPLRWKDQVEKDLASLGISNWRHVAKRRNDWRAVINSAIIV